The proteins below come from a single Blastocatellia bacterium genomic window:
- a CDS encoding zf-HC2 domain-containing protein, protein MMKTDDLKNKLRSLKLIHLTESALTAYCDQELDAASRALAEAHIKQCFICARKVESLREEDEALQRREISADDVALVERLMAESDPRRPSPTDRPVTNAQGIPAEQRLTEYLRPMVASWQTFFRQQAASGALTARAPRHLAEQGKEVWQWQSDDGYMRARAMLETSTDLTIHFSSSEMQLEGARLRVRLGPVEKQTTLRRVSDSEVYAKVAVPRQHPRKMAALSIKASQGGEAE, encoded by the coding sequence ATGATGAAAACCGACGACCTCAAAAATAAGCTGCGCAGCCTCAAGCTCATTCATCTGACTGAGAGCGCGCTAACCGCCTACTGCGATCAGGAGCTCGATGCCGCCAGCCGCGCCCTGGCCGAAGCCCACATCAAGCAATGTTTCATCTGCGCGCGAAAAGTAGAGTCGCTGCGCGAAGAGGACGAGGCGTTGCAGCGCCGGGAGATTTCCGCTGATGATGTGGCGCTGGTCGAGCGGCTGATGGCCGAAAGCGACCCGCGACGACCATCGCCCACCGACCGGCCCGTCACCAACGCCCAGGGAATCCCTGCCGAGCAGCGGCTGACTGAGTACCTGCGGCCTATGGTCGCAAGCTGGCAGACCTTTTTCAGACAGCAAGCGGCGAGCGGCGCGTTGACGGCGCGAGCGCCGCGGCATCTCGCCGAGCAGGGCAAGGAAGTCTGGCAGTGGCAGAGCGATGATGGGTATATGCGAGCCCGGGCGATGCTCGAAACCAGCACCGACCTGACGATCCATTTCTCTTCGAGCGAAATGCAGCTTGAAGGCGCGCGCCTGCGCGTCCGCCTCGGCCCGGTCGAAAAGCAAACGACGCTGCGACGGGTTTCCGACTCCGAGGTCTACGCCAAAGTCGCGGTGCCGCGTCAGCACCCGCGCAAGATGGCCGCCCTATCTATCAAAGCATCTCAAGGAGGCGAAGCCGAATAA
- a CDS encoding CHAT domain-containing protein, producing MSVVLLTASAPLAVGHSRGAADASQEMSPPPEVLFQEAIFLAGTPQREASRQRVQLAMQRWVLRREPEKAARAALQMGDYFKLDLEYPEALDYYRQANEVESLPGSVKADILNALALVYAELCKPELAVHAFTQALDLARGSHDTPAQLLALSGLAQVYHQQDDQVQALSYIGQARQLNDQGNKAAEADLLCLLGQIRLEEGLAGQAKAAFEEALPIAVNADNVAGQVKALCGLSALALQAAQKSAALELAERALGLANKLFARAFSHGEFMRAWNLRWLAQLSHARAERAIGEKKSALRSYMLAAAWLEALWDGWALYNATESAALALREAGQATYREYIDLSMELGQFAHAYELAEKAKGRMILNRIDARRVAPPSVNNAQAAEMSKHSQAIAARRLQLLEPNLSPERQARLRQLLEDEQFEYRKMQLDVEVCHSKENLLWSELAKPDQMQKLTAQSRTVLAEFLLGENRSYVWLFAHGKLSYATLPPRQQIEQAVRAYLDMLAEAPSSLTLDHELEKVRAPAEKLFATLLGPLAEQIEPGQRLIVVPDGLLHYLPFETLMHKGRYLIEDHEIINNPSASLLGLWQKPASPRGGQMELLAIGDPVFEPTLRAGAGKRVTRAVSHRTRRLSANDIPRFSTLPRTHDEVEYIAGLFPADRRKVLLGRQSTEAAFKREPLKQYRRLHFATHSLIDEKTPARSAVVLTAGDAEDGLLDVSEISQLDLDCDLVVVSACQTGRGQLLSGEGVVGLSRAFLHAGARTVVVSLWNVSDGATGQLMKDFYASLSGGLSNAAALRQAKLRMIASDKALRHPYYWSSFVMVGKP from the coding sequence ATGTCGGTCGTTTTGCTGACTGCGTCGGCTCCGCTCGCCGTCGGTCACAGCCGCGGCGCGGCGGACGCCTCCCAGGAGATGTCGCCGCCGCCGGAAGTGCTGTTCCAGGAGGCCATCTTTCTAGCCGGCACCCCGCAGCGCGAGGCCTCGCGCCAGCGGGTGCAGCTCGCGATGCAGCGATGGGTGCTGAGGCGCGAGCCGGAGAAAGCCGCAAGGGCGGCCCTGCAAATGGGAGATTACTTTAAGCTGGATCTGGAATACCCGGAGGCGCTCGATTATTACCGGCAGGCAAACGAAGTCGAATCCCTGCCCGGCTCGGTCAAAGCGGACATCTTGAATGCCCTGGCGCTGGTCTACGCTGAGCTATGCAAGCCTGAGCTGGCCGTGCACGCCTTTACCCAGGCTCTCGATCTGGCGCGCGGCTCCCATGATACGCCGGCGCAGTTGCTCGCCTTGTCCGGGCTGGCACAGGTTTATCATCAGCAGGATGATCAGGTCCAGGCGCTTAGCTATATCGGCCAGGCGCGACAATTAAACGATCAGGGAAATAAAGCGGCGGAAGCCGATCTGCTCTGTCTGCTCGGCCAGATTCGTCTGGAAGAGGGATTGGCGGGGCAAGCGAAAGCGGCTTTTGAAGAGGCCCTGCCGATTGCTGTGAATGCCGACAATGTGGCGGGGCAGGTCAAGGCGTTATGCGGCCTGTCGGCGCTTGCCTTGCAGGCCGCGCAGAAATCAGCCGCCCTGGAACTGGCGGAACGCGCCCTCGGGCTGGCGAATAAGCTTTTCGCCCGTGCCTTCAGCCACGGTGAGTTCATGCGCGCCTGGAACTTGCGATGGCTGGCGCAGCTCAGTCACGCTCGCGCCGAGCGTGCCATCGGCGAAAAAAAGAGCGCGCTCCGTTCATATATGCTGGCCGCCGCCTGGTTAGAGGCACTGTGGGACGGGTGGGCGCTTTATAACGCCACTGAATCCGCGGCGCTCGCTCTCAGGGAAGCCGGGCAGGCGACTTATCGGGAATACATTGACCTGTCGATGGAACTCGGGCAGTTCGCACATGCCTATGAGCTGGCGGAAAAGGCCAAGGGCCGCATGATCCTCAACCGCATCGATGCGCGGCGGGTGGCGCCGCCATCCGTGAACAACGCTCAAGCGGCAGAGATGAGCAAGCATTCTCAAGCGATTGCCGCCCGCCGCCTGCAACTGCTTGAGCCAAACCTCAGCCCTGAGCGTCAGGCCAGGCTGCGCCAGTTGTTAGAAGATGAACAGTTCGAATATCGGAAGATGCAGCTCGATGTGGAGGTCTGTCATTCCAAAGAAAATCTGCTCTGGTCGGAGCTGGCCAAGCCCGATCAGATGCAGAAACTGACGGCGCAGAGCCGGACGGTGCTGGCGGAGTTCTTGCTCGGGGAGAATCGCTCATACGTCTGGCTGTTTGCGCACGGCAAGCTTTCTTACGCGACGCTGCCGCCGCGCCAGCAAATCGAGCAGGCGGTCAGAGCGTATCTGGACATGCTCGCCGAAGCGCCCTCGTCGCTTACTCTCGATCACGAGCTGGAGAAAGTGCGCGCGCCGGCCGAAAAGCTCTTCGCCACCTTGCTCGGCCCGCTGGCCGAACAGATCGAGCCCGGGCAACGGCTCATCGTCGTGCCCGACGGATTGTTGCATTATCTGCCGTTCGAGACGCTGATGCACAAGGGGCGTTATTTAATCGAAGACCATGAGATCATCAACAACCCTTCGGCGAGCCTGCTCGGCTTGTGGCAGAAGCCAGCTAGCCCTCGCGGCGGGCAGATGGAGCTGCTGGCCATCGGCGATCCGGTTTTCGAGCCGACACTCAGGGCCGGGGCGGGCAAGCGGGTGACCCGCGCCGTCAGTCATCGGACGCGCCGGTTGTCGGCAAACGACATCCCGCGTTTCTCGACGCTGCCGAGGACGCACGACGAAGTAGAGTACATCGCCGGCCTCTTTCCTGCCGACCGCCGTAAGGTGCTGCTCGGCAGGCAGAGCACCGAAGCCGCCTTCAAGCGCGAGCCGCTCAAACAGTATCGGCGCTTGCACTTTGCCACCCACAGCTTGATTGACGAGAAGACGCCGGCCCGCTCTGCCGTCGTGCTGACCGCGGGCGATGCCGAAGATGGCTTGCTCGATGTGAGCGAGATTTCCCAGCTCGACCTCGATTGCGATCTCGTGGTGGTGAGCGCCTGTCAGACCGGACGCGGGCAGTTGCTATCCGGCGAAGGCGTCGTCGGGCTCAGCCGCGCCTTCCTCCATGCCGGCGCCCGCACGGTGGTCGTCAGCCTGTGGAATGTCAGCGATGGGGCGACCGGCCAGTTGATGAAAGATTTCTATGCGAGCCTGAGCGGCGGGCTGAGCAATGCGGCGGCGCTGCGCCAGGCGAAGCTGCGCATGATCGCCAGCGATAAAGCGCTGCGCCATCCTTACTACTGGTCATCATTCGTTATGGTCGGCAAGCCTTAG
- a CDS encoding sigma-70 family RNA polymerase sigma factor — protein MTTEELDLWERYGQGEETARKALILRYLPMVEPLARRIARSAGWTDWEDLRQDGIIGLMQAMARFDSRRGVAFKTFARFYIRGAIFDSPELTRTLARRQQEICRQVREAEAELTAMLQRQPTLEEVERATGLSGEQIHTALDAAGLTFAGALDDADPEAVATTEPARSETTALVREALAQLTEKAARIVIYYYVEGRSTDEISRELDLSVSNVTKIRQRAMRKLSKLLGEKR, from the coding sequence ATGACCACGGAAGAGCTTGACTTATGGGAACGCTATGGCCAGGGAGAGGAAACGGCGCGCAAAGCCTTGATCTTGCGTTATCTGCCGATGGTCGAGCCGCTGGCCCGGCGTATTGCCAGGAGCGCCGGCTGGACCGACTGGGAAGACCTCAGGCAAGATGGCATCATTGGACTGATGCAGGCAATGGCGCGGTTCGACTCCAGGCGCGGCGTCGCCTTCAAGACCTTTGCAAGGTTTTATATTCGCGGCGCCATTTTCGACAGCCCGGAACTGACCCGCACCCTGGCTCGACGGCAGCAAGAAATCTGCCGTCAGGTCAGAGAGGCCGAGGCCGAGTTGACCGCGATGCTCCAGCGCCAACCCACGCTTGAGGAGGTCGAGCGGGCGACCGGGCTCAGCGGCGAACAGATCCATACGGCTCTGGACGCCGCCGGCCTGACATTCGCCGGCGCGCTTGACGATGCCGACCCTGAGGCCGTCGCGACAACCGAGCCAGCGAGATCAGAAACGACCGCCCTGGTCCGCGAGGCGCTCGCGCAGCTCACTGAAAAGGCGGCGCGGATCGTCATTTACTATTATGTTGAGGGGCGATCTACCGACGAGATCAGCCGGGAGCTCGATCTGTCTGTGAGTAACGTCACGAAGATTCGCCAGCGCGCCATGCGCAAGCTGAGCAAATTGCTCGGCGAGAAACGCTGA
- a CDS encoding polysaccharide biosynthesis/export family protein encodes MRSRTPTAHARPLWTLALACVVFFTLAAAAQTRTQPKIQPPPSTGGGEMSAAPTILVATDQDYRIGPRDVIEIKVDDAPELSITAAVSADGTFLMPYLKRLKAKDKTTDELAKEITDGLRGRYLKDPNVMVFVKQFNSRAFFILGAVKKPGVYQIEGKPSLIKLLTVAGGPADNHGSTAIVLHEVKKAAPAAGESRAPADAASAEDDTEYTVRAVNINGMFKGLGLENKEIYLEPGDIINVLPADVFFVAGEVFAPGQFPLSEGTTLRQAMALAQGTTFNAATGDGIIFRTDPATGRREEIKVDIGAVMKNRKDDIPLLAGDIVLVPNSKSKTIGNAFLKALGMGAAQRGPFIR; translated from the coding sequence ATGAGAAGTCGAACCCCTACCGCTCACGCGCGACCTTTATGGACGCTGGCTCTGGCCTGTGTGGTCTTCTTTACACTGGCGGCAGCGGCGCAAACCCGCACGCAGCCGAAAATTCAACCGCCTCCGTCCACGGGCGGCGGCGAGATGAGCGCGGCACCGACAATCCTGGTTGCCACCGATCAGGATTATCGCATCGGCCCGCGTGACGTTATCGAGATCAAGGTGGACGACGCGCCGGAACTATCGATCACGGCGGCAGTGAGCGCTGACGGCACCTTCTTGATGCCTTACCTCAAGCGCCTCAAGGCCAAAGACAAGACAACCGACGAGCTGGCTAAAGAGATCACCGACGGACTGCGCGGCCGCTACCTGAAAGACCCGAACGTCATGGTCTTCGTCAAGCAGTTCAACAGCCGCGCCTTCTTCATCCTCGGCGCCGTGAAAAAGCCGGGCGTTTATCAGATTGAGGGCAAGCCGTCACTGATCAAGCTGCTGACGGTTGCCGGCGGCCCCGCCGATAATCACGGCTCGACGGCCATCGTCCTCCACGAGGTCAAGAAAGCGGCGCCCGCCGCGGGCGAAAGCCGTGCGCCCGCCGATGCGGCTTCGGCTGAAGACGACACCGAATACACGGTGCGCGCGGTCAACATCAATGGCATGTTCAAGGGACTGGGGCTGGAGAACAAAGAGATCTACCTTGAGCCCGGCGACATCATCAACGTGCTGCCGGCTGATGTCTTCTTTGTCGCCGGCGAAGTCTTCGCGCCGGGGCAGTTCCCCTTGAGCGAAGGCACGACGCTCCGGCAGGCGATGGCGCTGGCGCAGGGCACCACCTTCAACGCCGCCACCGGCGACGGTATCATCTTTCGCACGGACCCGGCCACGGGCCGCCGCGAAGAGATCAAGGTAGACATCGGCGCGGTAATGAAGAACCGCAAGGATGACATCCCGCTGCTGGCCGGCGACATCGTGCTGGTGCCCAACAGCAAAAGCAAGACAATCGGCAACGCTTTCCTCAAAGCGCTCGGCATGGGCGCGGCGCAGCGCGGCCCGTTCATCCGCTGA
- a CDS encoding O-antigen ligase family protein — protein sequence MGAILDKAIAGGLLVALVFTALAFGANEAWSVGLFEVLITLLLLLWAAKWVADKEIQIAVPMTAWPLAALCALGIVQGFGLSLDREATWGATMAIFFMLAAFLLAANFFATRERLGLLVNLLVAYGLSLAVFALVQYFTFEGKIYWVRPTPYLAFGPFPNRNHYAGYMEMLAPLPFALIAARAVRRQSWLFYGFAGVLMAISVFVSLSRGGVMSVILGIAFVAMMSGRVKPRRAGRMVRDAVIVPSRFTRAVDVGKRLGGAMAIALTIIVGVFWIGAEGLINRAAESIDAIERDSNTPADFYSRREIWRDTLRMVRAHPLLGVGLGAYNTVFPNFAHHDGMYKVDYAHNDYLQALSDGGIIAGGLALWFIVLLGSSVWRATRADDPLEAGLALGSGAGLFALLIHSAFDFNLQIPSNALLFVFLSALVSRIAATVTERKPVARAARAARLEAGSLPTGVSL from the coding sequence ATGGGCGCGATTCTCGACAAAGCGATTGCCGGTGGCCTGCTCGTCGCGTTGGTCTTCACGGCGCTGGCCTTTGGCGCCAACGAGGCGTGGTCAGTCGGGCTGTTCGAGGTGTTAATCACGCTGCTGCTGTTGCTCTGGGCCGCGAAGTGGGTCGCCGACAAAGAAATTCAGATTGCTGTACCGATGACCGCGTGGCCGCTGGCGGCGCTGTGCGCGCTCGGTATCGTGCAAGGCTTCGGCCTGTCGCTCGACCGCGAGGCGACATGGGGCGCCACCATGGCGATCTTTTTCATGCTGGCGGCGTTCCTACTCGCCGCCAATTTCTTTGCGACGCGCGAGCGCCTCGGCCTGCTCGTCAACCTGCTGGTGGCCTATGGTCTGTCGCTGGCCGTCTTCGCGCTGGTGCAGTATTTCACGTTCGAAGGGAAAATCTACTGGGTGAGGCCGACCCCTTATCTGGCCTTCGGGCCGTTTCCCAACCGTAATCACTACGCCGGCTATATGGAGATGCTGGCGCCGCTGCCGTTCGCCTTGATCGCGGCGCGCGCCGTGCGCCGCCAGTCATGGCTATTTTACGGATTCGCCGGCGTGCTGATGGCCATCAGCGTCTTTGTGTCGTTGTCGCGCGGCGGCGTGATGAGCGTCATCTTAGGCATCGCCTTCGTGGCGATGATGAGTGGCCGCGTCAAGCCGCGCCGCGCCGGTCGAATGGTGCGCGATGCGGTGATCGTGCCCTCACGCTTCACCCGAGCGGTCGATGTCGGCAAACGCCTGGGCGGCGCCATGGCGATTGCGTTAACGATTATCGTTGGCGTTTTCTGGATCGGCGCGGAAGGCTTGATCAATCGCGCCGCCGAATCGATTGACGCCATCGAGCGCGATTCCAACACGCCGGCAGATTTCTATTCGCGGCGCGAGATTTGGCGAGACACCTTGCGGATGGTACGCGCACACCCGCTGCTGGGCGTCGGCCTTGGCGCTTACAACACGGTCTTCCCGAATTTTGCGCACCACGACGGCATGTACAAGGTGGATTACGCGCACAACGATTACTTGCAGGCGCTCAGTGACGGCGGCATCATTGCCGGCGGGCTGGCGCTCTGGTTCATCGTGCTGCTCGGTAGCAGTGTGTGGCGGGCGACGCGCGCCGACGACCCGCTCGAAGCCGGCCTGGCGCTGGGCAGCGGCGCCGGATTGTTCGCGCTGCTCATTCACAGCGCCTTTGATTTCAATTTGCAGATTCCCTCGAACGCTTTGTTATTTGTCTTTCTGTCGGCGCTGGTCTCGCGCATTGCCGCAACCGTAACGGAGCGCAAACCCGTGGCCCGGGCGGCGCGCGCCGCGCGCCTCGAAGCCGGCAGCCTGCCTACAGGAGTTTCATTATGA
- a CDS encoding sigma-70 family RNA polymerase sigma factor — translation MNLVRTNKDDDWLDWLRRVMAGDADAETELVERYKDGIAIIIGRVVRNDAVTDDLSQETFRIVLEKIRRGEVRDPERLSGFICSVAENLALDYVRRLRRKVNQEEIGEAEQIRDPRADQFAALLQKERGAIVRQVIDELKVERDREVLFRYYIAEEDKERICADLKLSSRQFNSVRFRALNRYRELYIKRFGEP, via the coding sequence GTGAATCTAGTTCGGACAAACAAAGATGATGACTGGCTCGATTGGCTGCGGCGCGTCATGGCCGGCGACGCCGACGCTGAAACCGAGCTGGTTGAGCGCTACAAGGATGGCATCGCCATCATCATTGGCCGCGTCGTGCGCAACGACGCGGTGACCGACGACCTTTCCCAGGAAACCTTCCGCATCGTGCTGGAAAAGATCAGGCGCGGCGAGGTGCGCGACCCCGAACGGCTCTCCGGCTTCATTTGCAGTGTGGCAGAGAACCTCGCCCTTGACTACGTCCGCCGCCTGCGCCGGAAGGTCAACCAGGAAGAGATCGGCGAGGCCGAGCAGATTCGTGACCCGCGGGCGGACCAGTTCGCCGCGCTCTTGCAGAAAGAGCGCGGCGCAATCGTCCGCCAGGTGATCGATGAGCTGAAAGTCGAGCGCGACCGCGAGGTGCTGTTTCGCTACTACATCGCCGAAGAAGACAAAGAGCGGATTTGCGCCGACCTTAAATTGAGCAGTCGGCAATTCAACAGCGTCCGGTTCCGGGCCCTCAACCGGTACAGGGAACTTTACATTAAGCGCTTCGGTGAACCCTGA
- a CDS encoding CapA family protein, whose amino-acid sequence MRTTFAMILALSLVSASVLAQGTTRHSQPSTKSATLAKSATFAKSAGLAALASPQQQEPATEPTHPSQTEISFTAVGDVMLGSAWPNGGWLPPDDGTGLLAEVAPVLSASDITFGNLEGPMVDDGTSTKCPEASSRCYAFRVPTRYGRYLKEAGFNVMSLANNHALDFGAAGRQSSKRVLDGLGIAHSGEVGDIAHLRVKGKQIALIAFTTYDTSYNLNNIEMARQLVRDLATRADLVVVSFHGGGEGAGYQHVPYASELFLGENRGNLRQFAHAVIDAGAALVIGHGPHVVRGMEIYRGHLIAYSLGNFATYGSFNLSGPQGLSLILQARLAADGRFLGGRIHPVRQERPGGPRLDPNRAIIPLLTQLSQQDFGASAVRISADGVISPPAESAPLARDK is encoded by the coding sequence ATGCGAACGACATTCGCAATGATTCTGGCGCTGTCGCTGGTGAGCGCAAGCGTGCTGGCACAGGGAACGACCAGGCATTCCCAGCCGTCAACAAAGTCTGCCACCCTGGCGAAGTCTGCCACCTTTGCGAAGTCTGCCGGTCTCGCCGCGCTCGCTTCGCCGCAACAGCAAGAGCCGGCCACTGAACCGACGCACCCGTCGCAGACCGAGATCAGCTTTACCGCCGTCGGCGATGTCATGCTGGGGTCGGCTTGGCCCAATGGCGGCTGGCTGCCGCCTGATGACGGCACAGGGCTGCTTGCCGAAGTCGCGCCCGTTTTGTCGGCTTCAGACATTACCTTTGGCAACCTGGAAGGGCCGATGGTTGACGACGGCACGTCAACGAAATGCCCCGAAGCGTCGTCACGCTGCTATGCGTTTCGGGTGCCGACGCGCTATGGCCGCTACCTGAAAGAAGCCGGCTTTAATGTCATGAGCCTGGCCAACAATCACGCCCTCGACTTTGGCGCGGCGGGCCGGCAAAGCTCAAAAAGAGTCCTCGACGGTCTCGGCATCGCGCATTCCGGCGAAGTCGGCGACATCGCCCACCTGCGGGTTAAAGGCAAGCAGATCGCCTTGATCGCTTTCACCACCTATGACACCTCATACAATCTGAACAACATCGAAATGGCCCGCCAGCTCGTCCGTGATCTGGCGACTCGCGCCGACCTGGTCGTGGTCTCGTTTCACGGCGGCGGCGAAGGGGCCGGTTATCAGCATGTCCCTTATGCGAGCGAGCTATTCCTCGGCGAAAACCGCGGCAACCTTCGACAGTTTGCCCACGCCGTCATCGATGCCGGCGCCGCGCTGGTGATCGGCCACGGGCCGCACGTCGTGCGCGGCATGGAGATCTATCGCGGCCACCTGATTGCCTACTCGCTCGGCAACTTTGCGACCTATGGCTCGTTCAACCTCTCCGGCCCACAAGGTCTGTCGCTGATTCTGCAAGCAAGGCTGGCCGCCGATGGGCGGTTTCTCGGCGGGCGCATCCATCCGGTGAGGCAGGAGCGACCGGGCGGCCCGCGCCTCGATCCCAACCGGGCGATTATCCCGCTACTGACGCAACTCTCGCAGCAGGATTTCGGCGCCAGCGCCGTGCGGATCAGCGCCGATGGCGTGATCAGCCCGCCTGCCGAGAGCGCGCCGTTGGCCCGCGACAAATGA
- a CDS encoding tetratricopeptide repeat protein, with amino-acid sequence MTIHLELKHAGARLAVLLLALAAGALLLVIVFSRFVIGTLADDRFMLERDWLLAGTAYLPDSPRLNARLAEVELFAADPDLNRADRAAARAVELSPVDYRWRLILASVKEAEGDRAAAEVALRDALRLAPNDRDVHYRLANVLLRQGKLAAAIDEFHVAMDKNPQALPVTLDLVWRVTRGNVEAVETVAGDDPRRRLQLAQFLVRQSRVVEAATIFRSIDRAARLASIESAQLLDALIAAGNTTIAHDLWASLVSEGNAGGALVYNGGFEADILKNFSQFDWTLGASEYARLRIDRTTRHSGERSLKVEFVGRDTTTLNDEVRQLIVVRPGGHYRVEGYVKSDKLETPEGPRIVVTDRSGNWVASSDAIAEGTSDWKPVTLSFIAPAVAAGSSAVYLSVKRRPKYAYDNPTRGTVWLDDFTIKEE; translated from the coding sequence ATGACGATCCATCTCGAACTAAAACATGCGGGGGCGCGGCTGGCGGTGTTGCTGCTGGCGCTCGCCGCAGGCGCGTTACTGCTGGTGATCGTCTTTTCGCGTTTCGTCATCGGCACGCTGGCCGATGACCGCTTTATGTTGGAGCGCGACTGGCTGCTGGCGGGCACCGCTTACTTGCCCGACTCGCCGCGCCTGAATGCGCGGCTGGCCGAAGTCGAGCTATTTGCCGCCGACCCCGACCTCAATCGCGCTGACCGCGCCGCCGCCCGCGCCGTCGAGCTGTCGCCCGTGGATTATCGCTGGCGGCTGATTCTCGCTTCGGTCAAGGAGGCCGAAGGCGACCGCGCCGCCGCCGAAGTGGCGCTGCGCGACGCCCTGCGGCTCGCCCCGAACGACCGCGACGTGCATTATCGTCTGGCCAACGTGCTGCTCCGCCAGGGCAAGCTGGCCGCCGCGATAGACGAGTTTCATGTCGCGATGGATAAAAATCCGCAAGCGTTGCCGGTGACGCTCGATCTGGTCTGGCGCGTCACTCGCGGCAACGTCGAAGCGGTCGAGACGGTTGCCGGCGACGACCCCCGGCGTCGCCTGCAACTGGCGCAGTTTCTCGTCCGCCAGTCGCGAGTCGTCGAGGCGGCGACCATCTTTCGCAGCATTGATCGCGCGGCGCGGCTCGCTTCAATCGAGAGCGCGCAGTTGCTCGACGCGCTGATCGCCGCCGGCAATACAACCATCGCCCACGATCTCTGGGCCAGCCTGGTGAGCGAAGGCAATGCGGGCGGCGCGCTCGTCTATAACGGCGGCTTTGAAGCCGACATCCTGAAGAACTTTTCGCAATTCGACTGGACACTGGGGGCCAGCGAATACGCCCGCCTGCGCATTGATCGAACGACACGCCACAGCGGCGAACGCTCGCTGAAAGTCGAATTCGTCGGGCGCGACACGACGACGCTCAACGACGAAGTGCGCCAGTTGATCGTCGTTCGCCCCGGCGGCCATTATCGTGTTGAAGGTTACGTGAAAAGCGATAAGCTGGAGACGCCCGAAGGGCCGCGCATCGTGGTGACCGACCGCTCAGGCAACTGGGTCGCTTCGTCGGACGCGATTGCCGAAGGCACAAGCGACTGGAAGCCGGTGACGCTGAGCTTTATCGCTCCCGCCGTTGCCGCCGGCTCGTCGGCGGTCTATCTGTCGGTCAAGCGCCGGCCCAAGTACGCTTACGACAACCCGACCAGAGGCACCGTCTGGCTCGACGACTTCACGATCAAGGAAGAGTAG